In the genome of Nocardia sp. NBC_00416, one region contains:
- the der gene encoding ribosome biogenesis GTPase Der: MSGDTMSDVLAGDGIWSDESEWEVTDLAGDAEADDHRPMPTLAVVGRPNVGKSTLVNRILGRREAVVEDVPGVTRDRVSYEATWAGRRFWVQDTGGWEPDAKGLQQSVARQAELAMNTADAIVLVVDAVVGATATDEAAVKVLRRAKTPVILVANKVDDQRLESDAAALWSLGLGEPRMVSAAHGRGTGDLLDDVLDVLPETPREGGGVAGGPRRVALVGKPNVGKSSLLNKLSGDERSVVHDVAGTTVDPVDSLVELGEKVWRFVDTAGLRRKVANASGTEYYASLRTKSALEASEVAIMLIDASQPLTEQDLRVISLVADSGRALVLAFNKWDLVDEDRRLQLEREVDRDLVRVPWAQRVNISAQTGRAVQKLVPAMETALESWDKRIPTGRLNTWLKEVVAATPPPMRGGRLPRVMFATQATTRPPTFVLFTTGFLEAGYRRFLERRLREEFGFDGSPVRISVRVREKRARK; the protein is encoded by the coding sequence ATGAGCGGGGACACTATGAGCGACGTGCTCGCCGGAGACGGCATTTGGAGCGACGAATCGGAATGGGAGGTCACCGACCTCGCGGGTGATGCGGAGGCCGACGATCACCGGCCGATGCCCACCCTGGCCGTGGTCGGCCGGCCGAATGTCGGGAAGTCGACGCTGGTGAACCGTATTCTCGGCCGCCGTGAAGCGGTGGTCGAGGATGTGCCGGGGGTGACCCGCGACCGGGTCTCCTACGAGGCGACGTGGGCGGGTCGGCGTTTCTGGGTGCAGGACACCGGCGGCTGGGAACCGGACGCCAAGGGCCTGCAGCAGTCCGTGGCACGGCAGGCCGAGCTCGCGATGAACACCGCCGACGCCATCGTGCTGGTCGTCGATGCGGTGGTCGGCGCGACGGCCACCGACGAGGCCGCCGTGAAGGTGCTGCGGCGGGCGAAGACGCCGGTCATCCTGGTCGCCAACAAGGTCGACGATCAGCGGCTGGAGTCCGACGCGGCCGCGCTGTGGTCGCTGGGGCTGGGCGAGCCGCGGATGGTTTCGGCCGCCCACGGCCGCGGTACCGGCGATCTGCTCGACGATGTGCTCGACGTGCTGCCGGAGACCCCGCGCGAAGGCGGCGGGGTCGCCGGCGGGCCGCGGCGGGTGGCGCTGGTCGGGAAACCGAATGTCGGCAAGTCGAGCCTGCTGAACAAGCTGAGCGGCGACGAGCGCTCGGTGGTGCACGATGTCGCCGGCACCACCGTCGACCCGGTGGACTCGCTGGTGGAACTGGGCGAGAAGGTGTGGCGTTTCGTCGACACCGCCGGTCTGCGGCGCAAGGTCGCCAATGCCAGCGGTACCGAGTACTACGCGTCGTTGCGCACCAAATCGGCGTTGGAGGCCTCCGAGGTGGCGATCATGCTGATCGACGCCTCCCAGCCTCTCACCGAACAGGATCTGCGGGTGATCAGCCTCGTGGCCGATTCCGGGCGGGCGCTGGTACTGGCGTTCAACAAATGGGATCTGGTGGACGAGGATCGGCGCCTGCAGCTCGAGCGCGAGGTGGATCGCGATCTCGTGCGGGTGCCGTGGGCCCAGCGGGTCAATATCTCCGCGCAGACCGGCCGGGCGGTGCAGAAACTGGTACCGGCGATGGAGACCGCGCTCGAATCGTGGGACAAGCGCATTCCGACCGGCCGGCTGAACACCTGGCTGAAAGAGGTCGTCGCCGCGACCCCGCCGCCGATGCGCGGTGGCAGGTTGCCGCGCGTGATGTTCGCGACCCAGGCGACCACCAGGCCGCCGACGTTCGTGCTGTTCACCACCGGTTTCCTGGAGGCCGGGTACCGGCGGTTCCTGGAGCGGCGGCTGCGCGAGGAGTTCGGGTTCGACGGGTCGCCGGTGCGCATCTCGGTGCGGGTCCGGGAGAAGCGCGCGAGGAAGTGA
- a CDS encoding nuclear transport factor 2 family protein → MDARTLADRLEITDLLTRYATAVDSKDWALYRTVFTADAQIDYTTAGGPTGDLETVVSLLSQQLELFTRTQHFISNIAVELDGDAAKVRAMFFNPMIVTPGKQFTCGGWYNHDLVRTPDGWRSARLYEESAWFDGIEAAFAP, encoded by the coding sequence ATGGATGCACGGACCCTCGCCGATCGCCTGGAGATCACCGATCTGCTCACCCGCTACGCCACCGCTGTCGACAGCAAGGACTGGGCGCTGTACCGAACGGTGTTCACCGCTGACGCGCAGATCGACTACACCACGGCCGGTGGACCCACCGGGGATCTGGAAACGGTGGTGTCGCTGCTGTCCCAACAGCTGGAACTGTTCACCCGCACGCAGCATTTCATCTCGAATATCGCGGTCGAACTGGACGGGGACGCCGCGAAGGTACGGGCGATGTTCTTCAACCCGATGATCGTCACCCCGGGTAAGCAGTTCACCTGTGGGGGTTGGTACAACCACGACCTGGTGCGCACCCCGGACGGCTGGCGCAGCGCCCGGCTGTACGAGGAATCGGCCTGGTTCGACGGTATCGAGGCGGCGTTCGCCCCGTAA
- a CDS encoding pseudouridine synthase — MQRPGRTGSADTPTGSRGARPATGRGSAPAGRGGSPAGSRGGSAPVGRGGSPAGSRGGSAPAGRGGSATGGRGGSAPVGRGGSATGSRGGSAPVGRGGSATGSRGGSAPVGRGGSATGGRGGSAPVGRGGSPAGSRGGSATAGRSGSAGARTGGRPSGGATARKSPAARSGGGSPQLNNAKPARRQYVVEQGEPGHEKMPWGEGERLQKVLAKAGVASRRAAEEMIDQGRVEVDGIIVREQGLRIDPENAVVRVDGTRVVVRAELVHLALNKPKGWQSTMSDDLGRPCVGDIVAERVAAGQRLFHVGRLDADTEGLLLLTNDGDLAHRLMHPSYEVSKTYLATVQGEVHRSIGKILREGVELEDGPAEVDSFQVLETDGGRSLVKVVLHEGRKHIVRRLLDAVGHPVTRLVRTHIGPVILNDQRPGTLRVLGRDEIGKLYEAVSL; from the coding sequence GTGCAGCGACCCGGGCGTACCGGAAGCGCTGACACGCCGACGGGCAGCCGTGGCGCCCGTCCGGCCACCGGTCGTGGTTCTGCGCCGGCAGGTCGTGGAGGTTCGCCCGCAGGGAGTCGTGGGGGTTCCGCGCCAGTAGGCCGTGGAGGTTCGCCCGCGGGAAGTCGTGGAGGTTCTGCGCCGGCAGGTCGTGGAGGTTCGGCCACGGGGGGTCGTGGGGGTTCCGCGCCAGTAGGTCGTGGAGGTTCGGCCACGGGAAGTCGTGGAGGTTCCGCGCCAGTAGGTCGTGGAGGTTCGGCCACGGGAAGTCGTGGAGGTTCTGCGCCAGTAGGTCGTGGAGGTTCGGCCACGGGGGGTCGTGGGGGTTCTGCGCCAGTAGGTCGTGGAGGTTCGCCCGCGGGGAGTCGTGGGGGTTCCGCCACCGCGGGCCGGAGCGGCTCGGCCGGAGCACGGACCGGTGGGCGTCCCAGCGGCGGCGCCACAGCCCGTAAGAGTCCGGCCGCGCGCTCCGGCGGCGGCTCTCCGCAGCTGAACAACGCCAAGCCCGCCCGCCGCCAGTATGTGGTGGAGCAGGGTGAACCCGGCCACGAGAAGATGCCGTGGGGCGAGGGCGAACGTCTGCAGAAGGTGCTGGCCAAGGCCGGTGTCGCATCGCGCCGGGCGGCCGAGGAGATGATCGACCAGGGTCGCGTCGAGGTGGACGGCATCATCGTGCGCGAGCAGGGCCTGCGTATCGACCCGGAGAACGCCGTGGTGCGAGTGGACGGCACCCGGGTCGTGGTGCGCGCGGAGTTGGTCCATCTGGCACTCAACAAACCCAAGGGCTGGCAGTCCACCATGTCCGACGATCTGGGCCGCCCCTGTGTCGGCGATATCGTCGCCGAGCGGGTCGCGGCCGGGCAGCGGCTCTTCCATGTCGGCCGGTTGGACGCCGACACCGAGGGACTGCTGCTGCTCACCAACGACGGTGACCTCGCGCACCGGCTGATGCATCCGTCCTACGAGGTGTCCAAGACCTATCTGGCGACCGTCCAGGGCGAAGTGCACCGCTCGATCGGAAAGATCCTGCGTGAAGGTGTGGAACTCGAGGACGGCCCGGCCGAGGTGGACAGCTTCCAGGTTCTGGAGACCGACGGGGGACGCTCCCTGGTCAAGGTGGTTTTGCACGAGGGGCGTAAACATATCGTGCGCAGGCTGCTGGACGCGGTCGGGCATCCGGTGACCCGGCTCGTGCGCACCCATATCGGTCCGGTGATCCTGAACGATCAACGTCCGGGCACGCTGCGCGTGCTGGGACGCGACGAAATCGGCAAACTCTACGAGGCGGTGTCGCTGTGA
- a CDS encoding metallophosphoesterase family protein has product MRIAAVGDVHLGTDSRGTLRPALRGLPEHADVLLLAGDLTKHGTLPEAEVVAAEFADVGVPVVAVLGNHDHHSDAQAEITDLLGSTGITVLEGTATTIDIGGRTLGIAGTKGFGGGFAGKCASVFGERLMREFAGHTVELAGGLDTALAGLDTDATVVLTHYSPVSDTLHGEPREIYPFLGSYLLGEPVDTHGVDLALHGHAHAGTERGTTPGGIRVRNVAQPVIRSAYAVYELHPRPDKEPDHSETVPAG; this is encoded by the coding sequence ATGCGGATCGCCGCTGTGGGGGATGTCCATCTGGGGACCGATTCGCGGGGGACACTGCGTCCCGCGTTACGCGGATTACCGGAGCACGCCGATGTGCTGCTGCTGGCCGGTGACCTGACCAAGCACGGGACCCTGCCGGAAGCGGAGGTGGTGGCCGCCGAGTTCGCGGATGTGGGAGTCCCTGTGGTCGCGGTCCTGGGCAATCACGACCATCACAGCGACGCTCAGGCCGAGATCACCGACCTGCTCGGGTCGACGGGGATCACGGTCCTGGAGGGCACCGCGACCACGATCGATATCGGCGGCCGGACGCTGGGAATCGCGGGCACGAAGGGATTCGGCGGCGGTTTCGCGGGCAAATGCGCGAGTGTGTTCGGTGAACGCCTCATGCGCGAATTCGCCGGGCACACAGTGGAACTGGCCGGGGGTCTGGACACCGCGCTGGCCGGCCTCGACACCGACGCCACCGTGGTCCTCACCCACTACTCGCCGGTCAGCGACACCCTCCACGGTGAGCCGCGGGAGATCTACCCTTTTCTGGGCTCCTATCTGCTCGGTGAACCCGTCGACACGCACGGGGTCGATCTCGCGCTGCACGGCCACGCGCACGCCGGAACCGAGCGCGGGACCACACCGGGCGGGATCCGGGTCCGCAATGTCGCACAGCCGGTCATCCGGTCGGCGTACGCGGTGTACGAACTGCACCCGAGGCCGGACAAGGAACCCGACCACAGCGAGACCGTACCGGCGGGATGA
- a CDS encoding CDGSH iron-sulfur domain-containing protein, with protein sequence MPTEPADPDELLAAIRRRAPALGDGVVDRDAEPPERACADSATAEQLDAAGEARRIIFTAEGPALVEGPVELVTATGAVLRGDRFLVAICLCKRSGSYPLCDTSHRRGPRRSGGSR encoded by the coding sequence GTGCCGACCGAACCTGCTGATCCGGACGAGCTGCTGGCCGCGATTCGGCGTCGCGCCCCGGCGCTGGGCGACGGCGTGGTCGACCGGGACGCGGAGCCGCCGGAACGCGCGTGCGCCGACAGCGCGACTGCCGAGCAACTGGACGCGGCCGGGGAGGCGCGGCGGATCATCTTCACCGCGGAGGGGCCGGCGCTGGTCGAGGGTCCGGTCGAACTCGTCACCGCCACCGGTGCGGTGCTCCGCGGCGACCGCTTCCTCGTCGCGATCTGTCTGTGCAAACGATCCGGGAGCTATCCCCTGTGCGATACCAGCCACCGGCGCGGGCCCCGGCGATCCGGCGGAAGCCGCTGA
- the mbp1 gene encoding microaggregate-binding protein 1, which translates to MADKDTAREGIEGVVEGAKGKVKEAAGAVLDNDSLRAEGKAQQDKGTAQRTAAEKEAEADKERLDAANAEQRQRAQQDSGGDESATPTAGDH; encoded by the coding sequence GTGGCCGACAAGGACACCGCACGCGAAGGGATCGAAGGCGTCGTCGAAGGCGCGAAAGGAAAGGTCAAGGAGGCCGCGGGGGCGGTCCTCGACAACGACTCCCTGCGTGCTGAAGGTAAGGCCCAGCAGGACAAGGGCACCGCGCAGCGGACTGCCGCAGAGAAGGAGGCCGAGGCGGACAAAGAACGTCTCGATGCCGCCAACGCCGAACAGCGCCAGCGCGCCCAGCAGGATTCGGGCGGCGACGAGAGCGCGACGCCGACAGCCGGGGATCACTGA
- a CDS encoding BON domain-containing protein, whose product MSEIQKRPAEYLAAELHRALTEDPRTAEQGVRVRIRGDVVVLDGEVRTAQRRRVLEDIVHEIAPEAPIHNDVHVTAAPGPGECEDLGE is encoded by the coding sequence ATGTCGGAAATCCAGAAACGACCGGCGGAATACCTGGCCGCCGAACTGCATCGAGCGCTGACCGAGGACCCCCGTACGGCCGAGCAGGGCGTACGGGTCCGGATCCGCGGGGATGTAGTGGTACTCGACGGCGAGGTGCGTACCGCGCAGCGGCGGCGCGTGCTGGAGGACATCGTGCACGAGATCGCGCCGGAGGCCCCGATCCACAACGACGTACACGTGACCGCGGCGCCCGGCCCGGGCGAATGCGAGGACCTCGGTGAATGA
- a CDS encoding segregation and condensation protein A, producing the protein MSGASRPAPSTTSSLAPPADQAGTASEKTGFHLRLSNFEGPFDLLLQLISQRRLDVTEVALHKVTDEFIAYTKALTASLSRPGNSLRTDKILDQTTEFLVVAATLLDLKAARLLPSGEVTDPDDLELLEARDLLFARLLQYRAFKQVAELLGELEAAALRRYPRAVGLEERFASLLPEVNLGVDAAELAEIAAAAFRPRPIPTVGLDHLHAHTVSVAEHATLLLERLQARGVGTWTSFADLVADCAAPIQIVARFLALLELYRGRSIEFDQPDPLGPLAVRWIGDEEASAAPMTIEEDYG; encoded by the coding sequence GTGAGCGGGGCGTCCCGGCCCGCACCGTCGACGACGAGCTCCCTCGCCCCGCCCGCGGATCAAGCGGGCACGGCATCGGAGAAAACCGGTTTCCATCTGCGGCTGAGCAATTTCGAGGGCCCATTCGACCTGCTGCTGCAGCTGATCTCGCAGCGCCGTCTCGATGTGACGGAGGTGGCGCTGCACAAGGTCACCGACGAGTTCATCGCCTACACCAAGGCGCTGACCGCGAGTTTGAGCCGGCCGGGCAATTCACTGCGCACGGATAAGATCCTGGACCAGACCACCGAGTTCCTGGTGGTGGCCGCGACCCTGCTGGATCTGAAGGCCGCGCGTCTGCTGCCCTCGGGCGAGGTGACCGATCCCGACGATCTGGAACTGCTGGAGGCGCGGGATCTGCTGTTCGCCCGGCTGCTGCAGTACCGGGCGTTCAAGCAGGTCGCCGAGCTGCTCGGGGAGCTCGAGGCGGCCGCGCTGCGCCGCTATCCGCGCGCCGTCGGACTGGAGGAGCGGTTCGCGAGTCTGCTGCCGGAGGTCAACCTCGGTGTGGATGCGGCCGAGCTGGCCGAGATCGCCGCGGCCGCCTTCCGGCCCCGGCCGATACCGACAGTGGGCCTGGACCATCTGCACGCGCATACGGTGTCGGTGGCCGAGCATGCCACGCTCTTGCTGGAACGACTCCAGGCCCGGGGCGTGGGCACTTGGACCTCCTTCGCCGACCTGGTGGCCGACTGCGCGGCGCCGATCCAGATCGTGGCGCGATTCCTGGCGCTGCTCGAGCTGTACCGGGGCAGGTCCATCGAATTCGACCAGCCCGATCCGCTGGGCCCGCTCGCCGTCCGCTGGATCGGGGACGAGGAGGCCTCGGCCGCGCCGATGACCATCGAAGAGGACTACGGATGA
- a CDS encoding nucleotidyltransferase family protein yields MAPTEQQLLHALTRAANALTHQGIPFAVAGGCAVYARGGPPSDHDVDLFVKPADCARARTELAKAGLRVADAAEDWLTKAYDGDTLIDVIHRPNNREVDDALLERAEVMRVGPTLAPVVDGTDLLVDKLLVFDAHRLDLSPLLRISRDLREQVDWPSVRTQTEHSPYARAFLGLIDDLRIADTRTTARTSGKAG; encoded by the coding sequence ATGGCTCCCACCGAGCAGCAATTGCTGCACGCGCTGACCCGAGCCGCGAACGCCCTGACCCACCAGGGCATACCTTTCGCAGTGGCAGGAGGGTGCGCCGTATACGCGCGCGGCGGACCGCCCTCGGACCATGATGTCGATCTCTTCGTAAAACCCGCCGATTGCGCGCGCGCCCGCACCGAACTGGCCAAGGCGGGGCTGCGCGTCGCGGACGCCGCGGAGGACTGGCTCACCAAGGCCTACGACGGCGACACCCTCATCGATGTCATCCACCGGCCGAACAACCGGGAGGTCGACGACGCGCTGCTGGAACGGGCGGAGGTCATGCGGGTCGGCCCGACGCTGGCTCCGGTGGTGGACGGTACCGACCTGCTGGTCGACAAACTCCTGGTCTTCGACGCCCACCGGCTCGATTTGAGCCCGCTGCTGCGGATCTCGCGTGACCTGCGCGAACAAGTCGACTGGCCGTCGGTGCGCACGCAGACCGAGCATTCGCCCTACGCGCGCGCCTTTCTCGGACTCATCGACGACCTGCGGATCGCCGATACCCGCACAACCGCTCGGACCTCAGGGAAGGCCGGATAG
- a CDS encoding J-domain-containing protein, which produces MSERKPAGVDVESWVDRKIREATERGEFENLPGAGKPLPGAGHPYHDENGWLRDYLRREGVSGDVMLPPSLLLRRDVERLPETVRESTSEADVRATVTALNRRIVDWLRLPAGPPVPLAAVDADEVVREWRAARSATAAAPTGRPDTGRAGSATGPRAGRWRRIFGGR; this is translated from the coding sequence ATGTCCGAGCGCAAACCCGCGGGAGTCGACGTCGAATCCTGGGTCGATCGCAAGATTCGCGAAGCCACCGAACGTGGCGAGTTCGAGAATCTGCCGGGCGCCGGTAAGCCGCTTCCGGGTGCGGGCCACCCGTACCACGACGAAAACGGCTGGCTACGGGACTATCTGCGGCGCGAAGGGGTGAGCGGCGACGTCATGCTGCCACCCTCGCTGCTGTTGCGCCGCGATGTGGAGCGGCTCCCGGAGACGGTGCGTGAGTCGACCTCCGAAGCGGATGTGCGCGCGACGGTCACGGCCCTCAATCGGCGGATCGTCGACTGGCTGCGGCTGCCCGCCGGACCACCGGTACCCCTCGCTGCGGTCGACGCCGACGAAGTGGTCCGGGAATGGCGGGCCGCTCGGTCGGCGACCGCTGCCGCGCCCACCGGCAGGCCGGATACCGGGCGGGCGGGTTCGGCGACCGGGCCGCGGGCCGGCCGGTGGCGCAGGATCTTCGGCGGCCGCTGA
- the scpB gene encoding SMC-Scp complex subunit ScpB, protein MSETEAVTEFAPESLDHDEFRAALEALLLVVDTPAPVEQLAAALDESPQRVEGTLREMSAELVSRRSGIDLRFAGDGWRFYTRSEYAPYVERMLLDGARSKLTRAALETLAVVAYRQPVTRARVSAVRGVNVDGVMRTLLARGLITEAGADPETNGTLYGTTELFLERIGLASLSDLPALAPLLPGVDLIDEINDSLETDPRYTRLRKPAEDDLNLGAED, encoded by the coding sequence ATGAGTGAGACCGAGGCTGTGACCGAATTCGCGCCCGAGTCGTTGGACCACGACGAATTCCGGGCGGCGCTCGAGGCGCTACTGCTCGTTGTGGACACTCCGGCGCCGGTAGAGCAGCTGGCGGCGGCCCTGGACGAGTCCCCGCAGCGAGTGGAGGGGACACTGCGGGAGATGTCGGCGGAACTGGTCTCCCGGCGCAGTGGAATCGATCTGCGTTTCGCCGGAGACGGGTGGCGCTTCTATACTCGCAGCGAGTACGCACCGTATGTGGAGCGTATGTTGCTCGACGGCGCCCGGTCGAAGCTGACCAGGGCGGCTCTGGAGACGCTGGCGGTGGTGGCATACCGTCAGCCGGTGACCCGGGCACGGGTCAGTGCGGTGCGCGGTGTCAACGTCGACGGTGTGATGCGCACCCTGCTGGCCAGGGGTCTGATCACCGAGGCGGGCGCCGACCCGGAAACCAACGGCACGCTGTACGGCACCACCGAACTGTTCCTGGAACGGATCGGATTGGCGTCATTGAGCGATCTGCCGGCGCTGGCGCCCTTGCTGCCGGGCGTCGACCTGATCGACGAGATCAACGACAGCCTGGAAACGGATCCCCGTTACACCAGGCTGCGCAAACCCGCCGAGGACGATCTGAACCTCGGCGCCGAGGATTGA
- a CDS encoding ParA family protein translates to MVPDPPDPSHEGNALIVAMCNQKGGVGKTTSTINLGAALAEYGRRVLLVDLDPQGALSAGLGVAHHDLDQTVHNMLIGSPIGADDVLMQTKVENLDLLPSNIDLSAAEIQLVNEVGREQSLGRALEPIRNRYDYILIDCQPSLGLLTVNALACSDGVIIPMECEYFSLRGLALLNDTVEKVRDRLNPRLSLYGIVVTMFDARLLHSRQVMARVVEVFGDLVYDTAIARTVRFPDASVAGEPITTWAPKSSGAEAYRAMAREVIHRSGR, encoded by the coding sequence ATGGTCCCCGATCCACCCGATCCATCGCACGAGGGCAATGCGCTCATCGTGGCGATGTGCAACCAGAAGGGCGGGGTCGGCAAGACCACCTCGACCATAAATCTCGGTGCGGCGCTGGCCGAGTACGGCCGCCGCGTGCTGCTGGTCGATCTCGACCCGCAGGGAGCGTTGTCGGCGGGACTGGGTGTGGCACACCACGATCTGGATCAGACCGTGCACAACATGCTGATCGGGTCTCCGATCGGCGCCGACGACGTCCTCATGCAGACCAAGGTCGAGAATCTGGATCTGCTGCCGAGCAATATCGATCTCTCCGCGGCCGAGATCCAGCTGGTGAACGAGGTCGGGCGCGAACAGTCGCTGGGACGCGCGCTGGAACCGATCCGCAACCGCTACGACTACATCCTCATCGATTGCCAGCCCTCGCTGGGGCTGCTCACGGTGAACGCGCTCGCCTGCTCCGACGGTGTGATCATTCCGATGGAATGCGAATACTTCTCGTTGCGTGGGCTGGCGCTGCTCAACGACACCGTGGAGAAGGTACGGGACCGGCTCAATCCGCGGCTGAGCCTGTACGGCATCGTGGTCACCATGTTCGATGCCCGGCTGTTGCACTCCCGTCAGGTGATGGCACGTGTGGTGGAGGTCTTCGGGGACCTGGTGTACGACACCGCGATCGCGCGGACCGTCCGGTTCCCGGATGCCAGCGTGGCCGGTGAGCCGATCACCACGTGGGCGCCGAAATCCAGTGGGGCCGAGGCGTATCGGGCGATGGCACGGGAAGTCATCCACCGGTCCGGTCGGTGA
- the cmk gene encoding (d)CMP kinase: protein MDGPSGTGKSSVSRRLAVRLSARYLDTGAMYRVATLQVLRAGIDPADSAAVVAEVTDMPLRIGTDPQRELIELGGDDVRDEIRGPEVTAAVSAVSAVPEVREQLVALQREIAVSAGRIVVEGRDIGTTVLPDADAKIYLTASAPARAHRRNQQNIAEGRGDDYDGVLADVERRDRLDSTRAVSPLRRAEDAVQVDTSDLTMDQTIEELYREVGRQLDRPRDRHAVRRRGAAG, encoded by the coding sequence ATGGACGGGCCCTCGGGTACCGGGAAATCCAGTGTTTCGCGCCGGCTGGCGGTCCGGTTGTCGGCCCGCTACCTCGACACCGGCGCCATGTACCGGGTCGCGACCCTGCAGGTGCTGCGGGCGGGGATCGACCCGGCCGACAGCGCGGCGGTGGTCGCGGAGGTCACCGATATGCCGTTGCGGATCGGTACCGATCCGCAACGGGAACTGATCGAGCTCGGCGGCGACGACGTCCGTGACGAGATCCGCGGGCCCGAGGTCACCGCGGCGGTCTCGGCGGTCTCGGCGGTGCCCGAGGTGCGCGAGCAGTTGGTGGCTCTGCAACGTGAGATCGCCGTGAGCGCGGGTCGCATCGTGGTCGAGGGCCGCGATATCGGCACCACCGTGCTGCCCGACGCCGATGCCAAGATCTACTTGACCGCGTCCGCGCCGGCGCGCGCTCATCGGCGCAATCAGCAGAACATCGCCGAGGGCCGCGGTGACGACTACGACGGGGTGCTCGCCGACGTGGAGCGCCGCGATCGCCTCGATTCGACCCGTGCGGTATCGCCGCTGCGGCGAGCCGAGGACGCGGTCCAGGTCGACACCAGCGACCTGACCATGGACCAAACCATCGAAGAGCTGTATCGCGAGGTCGGCCGGCAGTTGGACCGGCCGCGGGATCGCCATGCGGTACGACGCCGGGGAGCTGCCGGATGA
- a CDS encoding alpha/beta hydrolase, with product MASRRTRALSVFLRVTRKRGMATPEKARAAMAEPVGAHTPPGRLWRRHRVTSRTVDGFPCYTVASRTAPESGKVVIYVHGGSFFREISWWHWRFIDRLATAGHRVEVPIYPLAPQYTYRAAQPFLTSVYRQVLGDVDAGRVVLAGDSAGGTLALLLAQSLPAAGLPAPARLILLAPCLDMRLANPEIDQVEAVDPWLARPGLLKAGRVWAGGDDLGLPALSPINGPVDGLPDIDIFVGTHDILYPDARLFAERAGAGVCFIEAPGAFHVYPLAPVPEAVPAVKAVLSTVDAL from the coding sequence ATGGCCAGTCGCCGCACCCGGGCGCTCTCGGTGTTCCTGCGGGTCACGCGCAAACGCGGGATGGCGACCCCGGAGAAGGCCCGCGCCGCGATGGCCGAACCCGTCGGCGCCCATACCCCGCCGGGGCGGCTGTGGCGACGGCACCGGGTCACCAGCCGTACGGTCGACGGCTTCCCGTGCTACACGGTGGCATCCCGGACGGCGCCGGAATCCGGCAAGGTCGTGATCTATGTGCACGGCGGCAGCTTCTTCCGCGAGATCAGCTGGTGGCACTGGCGGTTCATCGACCGGCTGGCCACGGCGGGGCACCGGGTCGAGGTGCCGATCTATCCGCTGGCGCCGCAGTACACCTATCGGGCGGCGCAACCGTTTCTGACCTCGGTCTACCGGCAGGTGCTCGGTGACGTGGACGCGGGACGGGTGGTCCTGGCCGGGGATTCGGCCGGCGGCACCCTGGCGTTGCTGCTGGCCCAGTCGCTGCCGGCGGCCGGGCTGCCTGCCCCGGCGCGGCTGATCCTGTTGGCGCCGTGCCTCGATATGCGACTGGCGAATCCGGAGATCGATCAGGTGGAAGCCGTGGACCCGTGGCTGGCGCGGCCCGGACTGCTCAAGGCCGGCCGGGTCTGGGCGGGTGGGGACGATCTGGGGCTGCCCGCGCTCAGCCCGATCAACGGTCCGGTGGACGGACTGCCGGATATCGATATCTTCGTCGGCACCCACGACATCCTGTATCCCGACGCGCGGCTTTTCGCCGAACGTGCCGGGGCAGGAGTGTGTTTCATCGAGGCGCCCGGGGCTTTCCATGTCTATCCGCTGGCCCCGGTGCCCGAGGCAGTGCCCGCCGTGAAAGCCGTTCTGAGCACTGTCGACGCACTCTGA